The Enterobacter kobei genome has a segment encoding these proteins:
- a CDS encoding NADPH-dependent 2,4-dienoyl-CoA reductase, which yields MSRYPSLFAPLDLGFTTLKNRVLMGSMHTGLEERPDGAKRLAAFYAERARHGVALIVTGGVAPASSGVTMEGGAVLNDASQLAHHRIVTDAVHKEGGKIALQILHTGRYSYQPKLVAPSAIQAPINRFTPHALSHDEIIALIDDFARCAALAREAGYDGVEVMGSEGYLINEFLAARTNQREDEWGGDYVRRMRFAVEVVRAVRERTGTDFIIIFRLSMLDLVEGGGTFDETVQLAQAIEAAGATLINTGIGWHEARIPTIATPVPRAAFSWVTRKLKGKVSVPLVTTNRINDPQVADDVISRGDADMVSMARPFLADAELLSKAQSGRADEINTCIGCNQACLDQIFVGKVTSCLVNPRACHETKMPVVPAASIKRLAVVGAGPAGLAFAVNAASRGHSVTLFDAAGEIGGQFNIAKQIPGKEEFYETLRYYRRMIDLTGVELRLNQFVSAADLIGFDEVILASGIVPRTPAIAGIDHPKVLSYLDVLRDKVPVGKSVAIIGCGGIGFDTAMYLSQPGEATSQNIAEFCVEWGIDTSLSQSGGLRPEGPQLPKSPRQIVMLQRKASKPGEGLGKTTGWIHRATLLSRGVKMIPAVSYEKIDDEGLHVTIGGEPQLLRVDHVILCAGQEPRRDLADPLREAGRTVHLIGGCDVAMELDARRAIAQGTKLALAI from the coding sequence ATGAGCCGCTACCCGTCGTTGTTCGCCCCCCTGGATCTGGGGTTCACCACCCTTAAAAACCGCGTGTTAATGGGCTCGATGCACACTGGGCTGGAAGAGCGTCCGGACGGTGCCAAGCGTCTGGCGGCCTTCTACGCCGAGCGCGCGCGGCATGGCGTGGCGCTGATTGTCACCGGTGGCGTAGCACCTGCGTCTTCAGGCGTGACGATGGAAGGTGGCGCGGTGTTGAACGATGCGAGCCAGCTTGCACATCACCGTATCGTTACCGACGCGGTTCACAAAGAGGGCGGCAAAATCGCCCTGCAAATCCTGCACACCGGGCGCTACAGCTATCAGCCGAAACTGGTCGCGCCGTCGGCCATTCAGGCGCCGATTAACCGCTTCACACCGCATGCCCTCAGCCACGACGAGATCATAGCGCTGATTGACGACTTCGCCCGCTGCGCGGCGCTGGCGCGTGAAGCAGGTTATGACGGCGTCGAAGTTATGGGCTCAGAAGGTTATCTGATCAACGAATTCCTTGCCGCCCGCACTAACCAGCGCGAGGACGAATGGGGCGGCGACTATGTCCGCCGCATGCGCTTTGCCGTTGAAGTTGTGCGTGCGGTGCGCGAACGAACAGGAACAGATTTTATTATCATCTTCCGCCTGTCGATGCTCGACCTGGTGGAGGGCGGCGGGACGTTCGACGAAACCGTGCAGCTGGCGCAGGCGATTGAAGCCGCTGGTGCCACCCTCATTAACACCGGGATTGGCTGGCACGAAGCCCGTATTCCGACCATCGCCACACCGGTGCCGCGCGCGGCATTCAGCTGGGTGACGCGCAAGCTGAAAGGCAAAGTGTCTGTTCCGCTGGTCACCACCAACCGCATTAACGACCCGCAGGTGGCGGACGATGTGATATCGCGCGGCGATGCCGACATGGTGTCGATGGCGCGGCCGTTCCTTGCGGATGCCGAGCTGCTGTCCAAAGCGCAAAGCGGACGCGCGGATGAGATCAACACCTGCATCGGCTGTAACCAGGCCTGCCTGGATCAGATCTTCGTCGGCAAGGTGACCTCCTGCCTCGTCAACCCGCGAGCCTGCCACGAAACTAAAATGCCGGTCGTTCCGGCGGCCAGCATAAAACGCCTGGCCGTCGTGGGCGCAGGCCCGGCGGGCCTGGCGTTTGCAGTGAATGCCGCCTCGCGCGGCCACAGCGTGACGCTTTTTGACGCCGCAGGCGAGATTGGCGGGCAGTTTAATATCGCCAAACAGATCCCCGGCAAAGAGGAGTTCTACGAGACCCTGCGCTACTACCGCCGGATGATCGACCTGACGGGCGTCGAGCTCCGGCTCAATCAGTTTGTCAGCGCGGCGGATCTGATCGGTTTTGATGAGGTGATCCTGGCAAGCGGGATCGTACCGCGAACGCCTGCGATCGCAGGTATCGATCATCCAAAAGTGCTGAGCTATCTCGACGTATTGCGTGACAAAGTGCCGGTCGGGAAAAGCGTAGCGATTATCGGCTGCGGCGGAATTGGCTTTGATACCGCCATGTACTTAAGCCAGCCGGGTGAGGCTACCAGCCAGAACATTGCCGAGTTTTGCGTGGAATGGGGTATCGACACCAGCCTGAGCCAGTCCGGCGGCCTGCGTCCGGAAGGACCGCAATTGCCGAAAAGCCCGCGTCAGATTGTGATGCTGCAGCGTAAAGCCAGCAAGCCGGGCGAAGGACTGGGTAAAACCACGGGCTGGATCCATCGGGCAACCCTGCTTTCACGCGGGGTGAAGATGATCCCGGCGGTGAGCTACGAAAAGATCGACGACGAGGGTCTGCACGTTACGATCGGCGGCGAACCGCAGCTGTTGCGTGTGGATCATGTGATTTTGTGTGCCGGGCAGGAGCCGAGAAGGGATCTGGCGGATCCGCTGCGAGAAGCCGGAAGAACTGTGCATTTGATTGGCGGGTGCGATGTGGCGATGGAGCTTGACGCACGGAGGGCGATTGCACAGGGGACGAAGCTGGCATTAGCGATTTGA
- a CDS encoding DDE-type integrase/transposase/recombinase, which translates to MPWTETRPMQRLDFIRACHAGTDSFSALCRLFGISRKTGYKWLQRFDPSDLSSLSDRSRAPRSHSRTVPDDIAGHLTALRQKHPDWGPKKLRMWLLNHHVDFTVPAASTIGDILKREGLVPDKKRKRRTPGNRQPLTIISENNQVWSADFKGKFRLLSREYCHPFTLTDNHSRYLLSCRGTHRESEPFVRECLTDAFLEYGLPEVLRTDNGQPFAGTGIAGLSRLAVWLIKLGIRPERIRKGHPEENGRHERMHRSLKSAVKQGNTFMTMEEQQRWFSDYRKEFNYERPHEALAGATPGTVWQPSNRHWDGRVPEYAYPEGGTVYRVKSRGTLYMGKKGTVFLSEALTGEYIMLEEQADGLEAIIFNGITLAYYDRKTQSVLRID; encoded by the coding sequence ATGCCCTGGACTGAGACCCGACCTATGCAACGCCTTGATTTTATCCGTGCCTGCCATGCAGGTACGGACTCCTTCTCCGCGCTTTGCCGTCTTTTTGGCATCAGCCGTAAAACCGGCTATAAATGGCTTCAGCGTTTTGACCCTTCTGACCTGTCATCTCTCTCGGACCGGTCGCGTGCGCCACGCTCCCACTCCCGGACGGTTCCTGATGATATCGCCGGACACCTGACTGCCCTGCGTCAAAAACACCCTGACTGGGGGCCAAAAAAACTGCGGATGTGGTTGCTCAATCATCACGTCGATTTTACCGTACCTGCCGCCAGCACTATCGGCGATATCCTCAAGCGCGAAGGCCTGGTTCCGGATAAAAAACGAAAACGCAGAACACCAGGCAATCGCCAGCCCCTGACCATCATCAGTGAGAACAATCAGGTCTGGAGCGCTGATTTTAAAGGCAAGTTCAGGCTGCTCAGCAGAGAGTACTGCCATCCTTTCACCCTGACCGATAATCACAGCCGGTATCTGCTCAGCTGCCGGGGAACACACCGTGAGAGTGAACCCTTTGTCAGAGAGTGCCTGACGGATGCGTTCCTGGAATATGGTCTGCCGGAAGTGCTTAGAACCGATAACGGCCAGCCCTTCGCGGGAACAGGAATAGCCGGATTAAGTCGTCTTGCCGTCTGGCTAATCAAGCTGGGCATCAGGCCGGAGCGTATCAGAAAGGGGCATCCGGAAGAAAATGGCCGCCATGAGCGAATGCACCGCTCCCTGAAAAGTGCGGTGAAACAGGGCAACACCTTCATGACGATGGAAGAACAACAGCGGTGGTTCAGTGACTACCGGAAAGAATTTAACTACGAAAGGCCGCATGAAGCACTGGCGGGAGCAACGCCCGGAACGGTATGGCAACCCTCAAACCGACACTGGGATGGCCGTGTTCCTGAATATGCTTATCCGGAAGGAGGTACAGTCTACAGGGTGAAATCGAGGGGGACCCTCTATATGGGAAAAAAGGGTACGGTGTTCCTGAGTGAAGCACTGACTGGGGAGTACATCATGCTGGAAGAACAAGCTGATGGCCTTGAGGCCATCATCTTTAATGGGATAACGCTTGCGTACTACGACCGAAAAACCCAGAGTGTGCTCCGGATAGACTAA
- the rlmG gene encoding 23S rRNA (guanine(1835)-N(2))-methyltransferase RlmG translates to MSHLDNGFRSLNLKRFPETDDVNPLQAWEAADEYLLQQLDDTEILGPVLILNDAFGALGCALAEHKPYSIGDSYLSELATRENLRHNEIDESSVKFLDSTAEYPQAPGVVLIKVPKTMALLEQQLRALRKVVTPETRIIAGAKARDIHTSTLELFEKVLGPTTTTLAWKKARLINCTFSAPELADAPETLSWKLEGTDWTIHNHANVFSRTGLDIGARFFMEHLPENLEGEIVDLGCGNGVIGLTLLAKNPDASVVFSDESPMAVASSRLNVETNLPEALDRCEFMINNALSGVEPFRFNAVFCNPPFHQKHALTDNVAWEMFHHARRCLKINGELYIVANRHLDYFHKLKKIFGNCVTIATNNKFVVLKAVKLGRRR, encoded by the coding sequence ATGAGCCACTTAGACAACGGTTTCCGTTCACTCAACCTTAAACGTTTCCCGGAAACGGACGACGTTAACCCGCTTCAGGCGTGGGAAGCGGCGGATGAGTATCTGCTGCAGCAGTTGGATGATACCGAAATCCTCGGGCCGGTTCTGATCCTGAATGATGCATTCGGCGCGCTGGGCTGCGCGCTGGCGGAGCACAAACCTTACAGCATCGGCGATTCTTACTTAAGCGAGCTGGCGACGCGTGAAAACCTGCGCCATAACGAAATCGACGAATCCAGCGTGAAGTTCCTCGACAGCACCGCGGAGTACCCGCAGGCGCCGGGTGTAGTGCTGATCAAAGTGCCAAAAACCATGGCGCTGCTGGAGCAACAGCTGCGCGCGCTGCGAAAAGTCGTCACGCCAGAAACCCGTATTATCGCGGGTGCCAAGGCACGCGATATCCACACGTCGACGCTGGAGCTGTTCGAGAAAGTCCTCGGTCCAACCACCACTACGCTTGCCTGGAAAAAAGCGCGCCTGATCAACTGTACGTTTAGCGCACCGGAGCTGGCCGACGCGCCAGAGACGCTGAGCTGGAAGCTGGAAGGCACCGACTGGACCATCCACAACCATGCGAACGTCTTCTCCCGTACCGGCCTCGATATCGGCGCACGCTTCTTTATGGAACATCTGCCGGAAAATCTGGAAGGGGAGATCGTCGACCTGGGCTGCGGGAATGGTGTGATTGGCCTGACGCTGCTGGCGAAAAACCCGGACGCCAGCGTGGTGTTTAGCGACGAATCGCCAATGGCGGTGGCCTCCAGCCGTCTGAACGTGGAAACTAACCTGCCAGAGGCGCTGGATCGCTGCGAGTTTATGATCAACAACGCGCTCTCCGGCGTGGAGCCGTTCCGCTTCAACGCCGTGTTCTGTAACCCGCCGTTCCATCAGAAGCATGCTCTGACGGATAACGTCGCCTGGGAGATGTTCCACCATGCGCGCCGCTGTCTGAAAATCAACGGCGAGCTGTATATCGTGGCGAACCGCCACCTGGACTACTTCCACAAGCTGAAGAAAATTTTCGGCAACTGCGTCACCATCGCGACGAACAACAAGTTTGTGGTGCTGAAGGCGGTGAAGCTGGGGCGTCGTCGTTAA
- a CDS encoding YgjP-like metallopeptidase domain-containing protein, with the protein MNQLTYLQGYPEHLLSQVRSLIAEQKLGAVLEKRYPGTHDFTTDKALWQYTQDLKSRYLKSAPPINKVMYDNKIHVLKNALGLHTAISRVQGGKLKAKAEIRVATVFRNAPEAFLRMIVVHELAHLKEKEHDKAFYSLCCHMEPQYHQLEFDTRLWLTHLSLKSNAQ; encoded by the coding sequence ATGAACCAACTTACTTATCTCCAGGGCTACCCGGAGCATTTACTTTCTCAGGTTCGCAGCCTGATTGCCGAGCAGAAGCTGGGCGCGGTGCTGGAAAAACGCTACCCCGGTACGCACGATTTCACGACCGATAAAGCCCTCTGGCAGTATACGCAGGATCTGAAAAGCCGGTATCTGAAGAGCGCGCCGCCGATCAACAAGGTGATGTACGACAACAAAATCCACGTTCTGAAAAACGCGCTCGGCCTGCACACCGCTATCTCCCGCGTGCAGGGCGGCAAGCTGAAAGCCAAAGCCGAGATCCGCGTGGCGACGGTTTTCCGTAACGCACCGGAAGCCTTTCTGCGGATGATCGTGGTCCATGAGCTGGCGCACCTGAAAGAGAAAGAGCACGACAAAGCGTTCTATTCCCTGTGCTGCCACATGGAGCCGCAGTACCACCAGCTGGAGTTTGATACCCGGCTGTGGCTGACGCATTTATCGTTAAAGAGTAATGCGCAGTAA
- a CDS encoding Gfo/Idh/MocA family protein: protein MIRFAVIGTNWITRQFVDAAHETGKLKLTAVYSRSLEQAQSFANDYLVEHLFTSLDEMAQSDAIDAVYIASPNSLHFPQTKLFLSHKKHVICEKPLASNIQEVEAAIALARENQVVLFEAFKTASLPNFLLLQQSLPKIGKVRKAFINYCQYSSRYQRYLDGENPNTFNPAFSNGSIMDIGFYCLASAIALWGEPHGVTATASLLESGVDAHGVVVLDYGDFSVTLQHSKVSDSVLPSEIQGEAGSLVIEKISECQKVSFVPRGGKAQELTQPQHINTMLYEAEVFARLVEDNEVNHPGLAVSRTTAKLQTEIRRQTGVVFPADGVGAEAIA from the coding sequence ATGATACGTTTCGCAGTCATTGGAACGAACTGGATCACGCGCCAGTTCGTCGACGCCGCCCACGAAACCGGCAAACTTAAACTCACCGCAGTCTATTCCCGCAGCCTTGAGCAGGCGCAGAGTTTTGCGAATGATTACCTCGTCGAGCATCTCTTCACCTCTCTCGACGAGATGGCGCAAAGCGACGCCATAGACGCGGTGTATATCGCCAGCCCGAATTCCCTGCACTTCCCCCAAACGAAGCTGTTTCTCAGCCATAAAAAGCATGTGATTTGCGAGAAGCCGCTGGCGTCGAATATCCAGGAAGTGGAAGCCGCCATCGCGCTTGCCCGTGAAAACCAGGTGGTGCTGTTCGAAGCGTTCAAAACGGCCAGCCTGCCGAATTTCCTGCTATTGCAGCAGTCGCTGCCGAAAATAGGCAAAGTGCGTAAAGCCTTCATCAACTACTGCCAGTACTCGTCGCGCTATCAGCGTTATCTGGACGGCGAGAACCCCAATACCTTTAACCCGGCCTTCTCTAACGGCTCGATTATGGATATCGGTTTTTACTGCCTGGCCTCTGCAATCGCGCTGTGGGGCGAGCCGCACGGCGTCACGGCCACGGCCAGCCTGCTGGAAAGCGGTGTGGATGCGCACGGCGTCGTGGTGCTGGATTACGGCGATTTCAGCGTCACGCTGCAGCACTCTAAAGTCAGTGATTCTGTGCTGCCGAGCGAAATTCAGGGCGAAGCCGGGTCGCTGGTGATTGAGAAGATTTCCGAGTGTCAGAAAGTGAGCTTTGTGCCGCGCGGCGGTAAAGCGCAGGAGCTGACGCAGCCTCAGCATATTAACACTATGCTCTATGAGGCAGAGGTCTTCGCCCGTCTCGTGGAAGACAACGAAGTGAATCACCCGGGCCTCGCGGTGAGCCGCACCACGGCGAAGCTGCAAACGGAGATCCGCCGTCAGACCGGCGTGGTGTTCCCTGCAGACGGCGTGGGCGCAGAAGCTATCGCGTAA